From a single Sphingobium sp. SCG-1 genomic region:
- a CDS encoding helix-turn-helix domain-containing protein: protein MEVQTFDSVLDALADTPAEAANMKARSELLSALKSRIRTWDMRQGAAAARPGITRSRLNELLRGKLGKFSLDALVNLATASGLTLEIRIAGAA from the coding sequence ATGGAAGTCCAGACTTTCGATAGCGTCCTTGACGCACTGGCCGACACCCCGGCAGAGGCCGCAAACATGAAGGCGCGCTCCGAACTGCTATCGGCCCTGAAAAGCCGTATCCGCACCTGGGACATGCGGCAGGGAGCAGCAGCGGCCCGCCCTGGCATCACGCGCTCTCGGCTCAACGAGCTGCTGCGTGGAAAGCTCGGCAAATTCTCCCTCGATGCGCTGGTGAACCTTGCTACGGCATCCGGTCTGACACTGGAAATCAGGATCGCGGGA